One window of the Candidatus Sericytochromatia bacterium genome contains the following:
- a CDS encoding DUF697 domain-containing protein gives MALPPQIHDLWSIWREMSGMAERQVPVNLYATLGPDREALKTLFQEGRASARALRVLELSDTAPPEADVHLVLAPATHGPDGADLAAIRRLPPEALLVLLPEVPAESLPTRRREVAANIGIRAERVVASTTMVALRKDLAKRILQSFPDQALSLARQFPFLREEATQLEIVSTSQQNAMVGLIPVPGADMPVMTINQVKMVLRLAAIHDQPMTPERLKEVLAVVGGGLALRTVARQAAKLIPGPGWLVAGGLGYAGTLAMGKAAVTYFKRTSPSEAPVATLGADGRPVIEAQATVVAPAERGG, from the coding sequence ATGGCCCTGCCTCCCCAGATTCACGATCTCTGGTCCATCTGGCGAGAAATGTCAGGGATGGCCGAGCGTCAGGTCCCGGTGAACCTCTACGCGACGCTTGGACCCGACCGAGAGGCCCTGAAAACCCTTTTCCAAGAGGGTCGCGCCTCCGCGCGGGCGCTGAGGGTGCTGGAACTGTCGGACACCGCTCCGCCCGAAGCCGATGTCCACCTGGTCCTGGCGCCCGCGACCCATGGACCGGACGGGGCTGACCTGGCCGCCATCCGTCGCCTGCCGCCGGAGGCTCTGCTGGTCCTTTTGCCTGAGGTCCCGGCCGAGTCGCTGCCTACGCGACGGCGAGAGGTCGCGGCCAACATCGGTATCCGGGCGGAGCGGGTGGTGGCCTCCACCACCATGGTGGCACTGCGCAAGGACCTGGCCAAGCGGATCCTGCAATCCTTCCCCGACCAAGCGCTGTCCCTGGCTCGCCAGTTTCCCTTTCTGAGGGAGGAAGCCACCCAACTCGAAATCGTCAGCACCTCCCAGCAAAATGCCATGGTGGGCTTGATCCCGGTTCCTGGCGCTGATATGCCGGTGATGACCATTAACCAGGTCAAGATGGTGTTGCGCCTGGCCGCCATCCACGACCAGCCCATGACCCCGGAACGCCTCAAGGAGGTCCTGGCGGTGGTGGGGGGAGGCCTCGCGTTGCGCACCGTGGCCCGACAGGCGGCCAAGCTGATTCCGGGCCCAGGCTGGCTGGTTGCCGGCGGGCTTGGCTATGCCGGCACGCTGGCGATGGGCAAGGCGGCCGTGACGTACTTCAAGCGGACCTCCCCCTCGGAAGCGCCGGTGGCCACCCTCGGGGCTGACGGACGTCCGGTGATCGAGGCCCAAGCCACGGTCGTCGCTCCGGCTGAGCGGGGTGGATGA
- a CDS encoding STAS domain-containing protein: MLTFNELQAVHARILAVAGKIDARTMTDFESGIRAALDAGHVNLVLDFSEVPFISSAGLGVLMSFIEEVRGNGGDLHLARVQTEVFRIFDMLDFTTLFQFFDSVEAAVEAFAPPA; the protein is encoded by the coding sequence ATGCTCACCTTCAACGAGCTTCAAGCTGTTCACGCACGGATTCTGGCGGTGGCCGGCAAGATCGATGCCAGGACCATGACCGACTTCGAGTCCGGTATTCGAGCCGCCCTGGACGCCGGTCATGTCAATCTGGTGCTCGACTTCAGCGAGGTTCCCTTCATCAGCAGCGCGGGCCTTGGCGTCCTGATGTCCTTCATCGAGGAGGTCCGCGGCAACGGAGGAGACCTCCACCTGGCCCGCGTCCAGACCGAAGTGTTCCGGATCTTCGACATGCTCGATTTCACCACGCTGTTCCAATTCTTCGATTCTGTCGAAGCGGCCGTCGAGGCCTTCGCCCCGCCGGCGTGA
- a CDS encoding ATP-binding protein, with amino-acid sequence MSHDDVHAIRLNSSLDHVGVARDFVAEIAKAVPMTAREVYDLELVVDEAVTNVIEHGYAGRDDASVEIAVALDDGHFTILITHDGLAFDPASHPDVDLKAYITERRVGGLGLFLMKKLLDEVEYSTAADGRRQIRMMKKRQTNPLAPDDGRPS; translated from the coding sequence GTGAGTCACGACGACGTTCACGCGATTCGCTTGAATAGCAGCCTGGACCACGTGGGCGTGGCGCGAGACTTTGTCGCGGAAATTGCCAAGGCAGTTCCGATGACGGCCCGCGAGGTTTACGACCTCGAGTTGGTGGTCGATGAGGCCGTGACCAACGTGATCGAACATGGCTATGCCGGGCGCGACGATGCCAGCGTGGAAATCGCCGTCGCCCTGGACGATGGCCATTTCACCATCCTGATCACCCACGACGGCCTGGCCTTCGACCCGGCCTCCCACCCCGACGTCGACCTGAAGGCCTATATCACCGAACGGCGCGTCGGGGGCCTGGGGCTGTTTCTGATGAAAAAACTGCTGGATGAGGTGGAGTATTCGACGGCGGCCGACGGACGACGTCAGATTCGGATGATGAAGAAACGCCAGACGAATCCGCTCGCGCCTGACGACGGGCGCCCCTCATGA